The following coding sequences are from one Streptomyces sp. NBC_01294 window:
- a CDS encoding DUF4259 domain-containing protein translates to MGTWDVGPFDNDTAADFCGSLDETPEAGRPGLVRDALVRVLDAGDPLDQHLAVEAVAAAALVAAQCPGGRPLTSAYAPDLPVPELPADLRDTAVRALDRITAPPSELRELWEETDRYLHWLRSLHLLRRVLTFPAARPVADSWARIDAWMRRHSPASYALLAPPADHAEVEAAQEAMGIRFPADLLDSLACHNGITEWDNLLPGRPPLSVAGILGHWQMCVEIAGDDPDLTEASEWNDEPWWHPQWIPWAQSDGDSDVIDMREGPGQGRLGSASHGDTGHFDDGWPCLATYLTAVADAFEHGSEVDGAVPFLTTQGTVWWDGSGTTDLNGEPLTPAPRSHGQAAAHRGGR, encoded by the coding sequence ATGGGCACCTGGGACGTCGGCCCCTTCGACAACGACACCGCGGCGGACTTCTGCGGCTCCCTCGACGAGACCCCGGAAGCCGGCCGGCCCGGCCTCGTGCGGGACGCGCTCGTCCGGGTCCTCGACGCCGGCGACCCGCTCGATCAGCACCTGGCGGTCGAGGCGGTGGCCGCCGCGGCCCTCGTCGCCGCCCAGTGCCCCGGTGGCCGTCCCCTCACCAGCGCCTACGCGCCGGACCTGCCCGTCCCGGAGCTCCCGGCCGACCTGCGGGACACCGCCGTCCGCGCCCTGGACCGGATCACGGCCCCGCCGTCGGAGCTGCGGGAGCTCTGGGAGGAGACCGACCGGTACCTCCACTGGCTGCGCAGCCTGCACCTGCTGCGCCGGGTCCTCACCTTCCCGGCAGCGCGACCGGTGGCCGACTCCTGGGCCAGGATCGACGCGTGGATGCGACGGCACTCCCCCGCCTCCTACGCCCTGCTCGCGCCCCCGGCCGATCACGCCGAGGTCGAGGCCGCGCAGGAAGCGATGGGGATACGTTTCCCCGCCGACCTGCTGGACTCACTGGCCTGCCACAACGGGATCACCGAGTGGGACAACCTGCTCCCGGGCCGACCGCCCCTGTCCGTCGCGGGGATCCTCGGCCACTGGCAGATGTGCGTCGAGATCGCCGGGGACGACCCCGACCTGACCGAGGCCTCCGAGTGGAACGACGAGCCCTGGTGGCACCCGCAGTGGATCCCCTGGGCCCAGAGCGACGGCGACTCCGACGTCATCGACATGCGCGAAGGGCCCGGCCAGGGCCGCCTGGGCAGCGCGTCGCACGGCGACACCGGCCACTTCGACGACGGCTGGCCCTGCCTCGCCACCTACCTGACCGCGGTGGCCGATGCCTTCGAGCACGGCTCCGAGGTCGACGGGGCCGTCCCCTTCCTGACCACGCAGGGCACCGTGTGGTGGGACGGATCCGGCACGACCGACCTGAACGGCGAACCCCTCACACCCGCCCCGCGATCGCACGGGCAGGCCGCCGCGCACCGCGGAGGGCGGTGA